In the genome of Xanthomonas translucens pv. cerealis, one region contains:
- the tpiA gene encoding triose-phosphate isomerase encodes MRRKIVAGNWKLHGNRQFATALVQELAAGLPAEGVEVVILPPLPYLGDLIEDFEGHALRFGAQDVSSNEQGAYTGEVSATMLVDVGAEYGLVGHSERRQYHAESSELVARKFAAALHAGLIPILCVGETLEQREAGQTESVIAAQLAPVLALAGAPGFAKAVVAYEPVWAIGTGRTASPAQAQAVHAFIRGEVAAHDARIADSLPLLYGGSVKPDNAAELFAQPDVDGGLVGGASLVAEDFLAIARAAAAR; translated from the coding sequence ATGCGACGCAAGATCGTAGCCGGAAACTGGAAGCTGCACGGCAACCGCCAGTTCGCCACCGCGTTGGTGCAGGAACTGGCCGCGGGCCTGCCCGCCGAGGGCGTGGAGGTGGTGATCCTGCCGCCGCTGCCGTATCTGGGCGACCTGATCGAGGATTTCGAGGGCCATGCCTTGCGCTTCGGCGCGCAGGACGTGAGCAGCAACGAGCAGGGCGCCTACACCGGCGAGGTGTCGGCGACGATGCTGGTCGATGTCGGCGCCGAGTACGGTCTGGTTGGGCATTCGGAGCGGCGCCAGTATCACGCCGAGAGCAGCGAGCTGGTCGCGCGCAAGTTCGCCGCGGCGCTGCATGCCGGGCTGATCCCGATCCTGTGCGTGGGCGAGACCCTGGAGCAGCGCGAGGCCGGCCAGACTGAATCGGTCATCGCCGCGCAGCTGGCGCCGGTGCTGGCGCTGGCCGGTGCGCCGGGCTTCGCCAAGGCCGTGGTCGCCTACGAGCCGGTATGGGCGATCGGCACCGGGCGTACCGCCAGCCCGGCCCAGGCGCAGGCGGTGCACGCCTTCATCCGTGGCGAAGTCGCCGCCCACGATGCTAGAATCGCCGATTCGCTGCCGCTCCTGTATGGGGGCAGCGTCAAGCCCGACAACGCCGCCGAGCTGTTCGCACAGCCGGATGTCGATGGCGGGCTGGTCGGCGGCGCTTCGCTGGTCGCCGAGGACTTCCTGGCCATCGCGCGAGCGGCGGCCGCCCGTTAA
- a CDS encoding isopenicillin N synthase family dioxygenase: MTARIPTLDITRFDTDREAFVAELGAAYREWGFAGIRNHGIAQAQIDAAYAVFKAFFALPEQVKRKYHVPGSGGARGYTAFGVETAKDSRHFDLKEFWHIGREIADDSKYRDVMPPNLWPSEVPGFREHGYGLYQALDQLGARVLAALALHIGLPEHYFADKTESGNAILRPIHYPPIIVGAASGEHPPNVRAGAHEDINLITLLVGASAAGLEVKSKQGEWVPFTSDADTIVVNIGDMLQRLTNHVYPSTTHRVVNPPGEQARQPRYSVPFFLHPNPDFVIDVLPSCISADNPSRYPAPITAQGYLEERLREIKLK; the protein is encoded by the coding sequence ATGACTGCGCGCATTCCGACCCTGGACATCACTCGCTTCGATACAGATCGCGAGGCTTTCGTCGCCGAACTGGGTGCGGCCTACCGCGAGTGGGGCTTCGCCGGCATCCGCAATCACGGCATCGCGCAGGCGCAGATCGATGCGGCCTATGCCGTGTTCAAGGCGTTCTTCGCGCTGCCGGAGCAGGTCAAGCGCAAGTATCACGTGCCGGGCAGCGGCGGCGCCCGCGGCTATACCGCGTTCGGCGTGGAAACCGCCAAGGACTCCAGGCATTTCGACCTGAAGGAGTTCTGGCATATCGGCCGCGAGATCGCCGACGATTCCAAGTATCGCGACGTGATGCCGCCGAACCTGTGGCCGAGCGAAGTGCCGGGCTTCCGCGAGCACGGCTACGGCCTGTACCAGGCGCTGGACCAGCTCGGCGCGCGCGTGCTGGCGGCGCTGGCGCTGCACATCGGCCTGCCCGAGCACTACTTCGCCGACAAGACCGAGTCGGGCAACGCGATCCTGCGCCCGATCCACTACCCGCCGATCATCGTCGGCGCCGCTTCTGGCGAGCACCCCCCCAACGTGCGCGCCGGCGCGCACGAGGACATCAACCTGATCACTCTGCTGGTCGGCGCCAGCGCTGCCGGCCTTGAGGTGAAGTCGAAGCAGGGCGAGTGGGTGCCGTTCACCTCCGACGCCGACACCATCGTGGTCAACATCGGCGACATGCTGCAGCGCCTGACCAACCACGTGTATCCCTCGACCACGCACCGCGTGGTCAACCCGCCGGGCGAACAGGCGCGGCAGCCGCGCTACTCGGTGCCGTTCTTCCTGCACCCGAACCCGGATTTCGTCATCGACGTGCTGCCCTCGTGCATCAGCGCCGACAACCCCAGCCGCTATCCCGCGCCGATCACTGCGCAGGGGTATCTGGAAGAGCGGTTGCGGGAGATCAAGTTGAAGTGA
- the glmM gene encoding phosphoglucosamine mutase: MSTRKYFGTDGIRGRVGQGAISADFVMRLGNALGRVLGAGAAGTARPTVVIGKDTRISGYMFESALEAGLVAAGADVQLLGPMPTPAVAFLTRTLGADAGIVISASHNPHYDNGIKFFSAEGEKLDDATESAIEAALDAPFATVESERLGKAMRARDAIGRYIEFCKASVPRGFDLRGLKVVLDCAHGATYHIAPLLFRELGAEVIAIGAAPDGLNINAGVGSMHIDNLASNVRSHGAQLGIAFDGDGDRVLMADDQGNPVDGDDLLYVLACGWQASGRLRGPVVGTLMTNYGLEQALAALQLPFLRVKVGDRYVHQALVEHDGVLGGETSGHMLCLDRATTGDAIVSALQVLEVLKRSRQSLRQALQGLRKVPQQTVNVRLQQGARPAEAPSVQAALAAAQAAVQGRGRAFLRPSGTEPVLRVTVEADDAALMRDTLEKLAEAVRDAA, translated from the coding sequence ATGAGTACCCGCAAATATTTCGGCACCGACGGCATCCGCGGCCGGGTCGGGCAGGGCGCCATTTCCGCCGATTTCGTGATGCGCCTGGGCAATGCGCTGGGCCGCGTGCTCGGCGCCGGCGCCGCTGGCACTGCGCGGCCGACGGTGGTGATCGGCAAGGACACGCGCATCTCCGGCTACATGTTCGAATCGGCGCTGGAAGCGGGGCTGGTCGCCGCCGGGGCCGATGTGCAACTGCTCGGGCCGATGCCGACCCCAGCGGTGGCGTTCTTGACCCGCACGCTCGGCGCCGACGCCGGCATCGTGATCAGCGCCTCGCACAATCCGCACTACGACAATGGCATCAAGTTCTTCTCCGCCGAGGGCGAGAAGCTCGACGACGCCACCGAGAGCGCGATCGAAGCCGCGCTCGACGCGCCGTTCGCCACCGTGGAATCCGAGCGCCTGGGCAAGGCGATGCGCGCACGCGATGCGATCGGCCGCTACATCGAATTCTGCAAGGCCAGCGTGCCGCGCGGCTTCGACCTGCGCGGGCTGAAAGTGGTATTGGACTGCGCGCACGGCGCGACCTACCACATCGCGCCGCTGCTGTTCCGCGAGCTGGGCGCAGAGGTGATCGCGATCGGCGCCGCGCCGGACGGACTCAACATCAACGCCGGGGTCGGCTCGATGCACATCGACAACCTCGCCAGCAACGTGCGCAGCCATGGCGCGCAGCTGGGCATCGCCTTCGACGGCGACGGCGACCGCGTGCTGATGGCCGATGACCAGGGCAACCCAGTCGACGGCGACGACCTGCTGTACGTGCTGGCCTGCGGCTGGCAGGCCAGCGGGCGCCTGCGCGGGCCAGTGGTCGGCACGCTGATGACCAACTACGGGCTGGAACAGGCGCTGGCCGCGCTGCAGCTGCCGTTCCTGCGGGTCAAGGTCGGCGACCGCTATGTGCACCAGGCGCTGGTCGAGCATGACGGCGTGCTCGGCGGCGAGACTTCCGGGCACATGCTGTGCCTGGACCGCGCCACCACCGGCGACGCCATCGTCAGCGCGCTGCAGGTGCTGGAGGTGCTCAAGCGCTCGCGGCAGAGCCTGCGCCAGGCGCTGCAGGGCCTGCGCAAGGTGCCGCAGCAGACCGTCAACGTGCGCCTGCAGCAGGGCGCGCGCCCGGCCGAGGCGCCCAGTGTGCAGGCGGCGCTGGCCGCGGCGCAGGCGGCGGTACAGGGGCGCGGGCGCGCGTTCCTGCGTCCGTCCGGTACCGAGCCGGTGCTGCGGGTCACGGTCGAGGCCGACGACGCCGCGTTGATGCGCGACACCCTGGAAAAACTCGCCGAGGCGGTCCGTGACGCGGCGTGA
- the accD gene encoding acetyl-CoA carboxylase, carboxyltransferase subunit beta codes for MSWLSKLMPSGIRTDSTPSKKRSVPEGLWEKCPNCSAVLYRPELEENLEVCPKCGHHMAIRARARLASLFDPDTTPTEIGARLGPTDALKFKDQKKYSERIKISQKSTGEYDALIAMQGLLKAQPLVAASFDFAFMGGSMGSVVGERFALAAETALQIGAPFVCFSASGGARMQEGLLSLMQMAKTSAALGRLREAGLPYVSVLTHPTTGGVSASFAMLGDINIAEPYALIGFAGPRVIEQTVRETLPEGFQRSEFLLEHGAIDQICDRRELRDRLSELLAMMMRQPAPAKTEVVA; via the coding sequence ATGAGTTGGCTCAGCAAATTGATGCCCTCCGGCATCCGCACCGATAGCACGCCCAGCAAGAAGCGCAGTGTTCCCGAAGGCCTGTGGGAGAAATGCCCCAACTGCAGCGCCGTGCTGTACCGGCCGGAACTGGAGGAGAACCTGGAGGTGTGCCCGAAGTGCGGCCACCACATGGCGATCCGCGCGCGCGCGCGCCTGGCCTCGCTGTTCGACCCGGACACCACGCCGACCGAGATCGGCGCGCGCCTGGGGCCGACCGACGCGTTGAAGTTCAAGGACCAGAAGAAGTACAGCGAACGCATCAAGATTTCGCAGAAGAGCACCGGCGAGTACGACGCGCTGATCGCGATGCAGGGCCTGCTCAAGGCGCAGCCGCTGGTTGCCGCCTCGTTCGATTTCGCCTTCATGGGCGGCTCGATGGGCTCGGTGGTCGGCGAGCGTTTTGCGCTGGCCGCGGAGACCGCGCTGCAGATCGGTGCGCCGTTCGTGTGCTTCTCCGCCAGCGGCGGCGCGCGCATGCAGGAAGGCTTGTTGTCGCTGATGCAGATGGCCAAGACCTCGGCCGCGCTCGGGCGCCTGCGCGAGGCCGGCCTGCCGTACGTGTCGGTGCTGACCCATCCCACCACCGGCGGCGTCTCGGCCAGCTTCGCCATGCTCGGCGACATCAATATCGCCGAGCCGTACGCGCTGATCGGCTTCGCCGGCCCGCGGGTGATCGAGCAGACCGTGCGCGAGACCCTGCCGGAAGGCTTCCAGCGTTCGGAGTTCCTGCTCGAGCACGGCGCCATCGACCAGATCTGCGACCGCCGCGAACTGCGCGATCGCCTGTCCGAGCTTCTGGCGATGATGATGCGCCAGCCTGCGCCGGCCAAGACCGAGGTGGTGGCGTGA
- the trpA gene encoding tryptophan synthase subunit alpha, which yields MSRAANRIAARFDALRQAGRKALIPFVTAGDPSLHATVPAMHALVEAGADVIELGVAFSDPMADGPTIQRSSERALARGAGLAYVLETVSAFRRDDATTPVVLMGYLNPVEIHGTARFAEEAVAAGVDGVLLVDLPPEESAETLAIFTAAGLDLIVLASPTTSDARIGLLCDTARGYLYYVSFAGVTGADHLDARAAGDRLRQLRTRSTVPVVAGFGIKDAASARAMAVDADGVVVGSALVAALAEAITPEAVRERALAFLAPLRQALDQG from the coding sequence ATGAGCCGCGCCGCGAACCGTATCGCCGCACGCTTCGATGCGCTGCGCCAGGCCGGGCGCAAGGCGCTGATCCCGTTCGTCACTGCCGGCGATCCGTCGCTACACGCCACCGTGCCGGCGATGCACGCGCTGGTCGAGGCCGGCGCCGACGTGATCGAGCTGGGCGTGGCGTTCTCCGACCCGATGGCCGACGGCCCGACCATCCAGCGCAGCTCCGAGCGTGCGCTGGCGCGCGGCGCCGGCCTGGCCTATGTGCTGGAAACGGTCAGCGCGTTCCGCCGCGACGACGCGACCACGCCGGTGGTGCTGATGGGCTACCTCAACCCGGTCGAGATCCACGGCACCGCGCGTTTCGCCGAAGAGGCGGTGGCCGCCGGCGTGGACGGCGTGCTGCTGGTCGATCTGCCGCCGGAGGAGTCGGCCGAAACCCTGGCGATCTTCACTGCCGCCGGCCTGGATCTGATCGTGCTGGCCTCGCCGACCACCAGCGACGCCCGTATCGGCCTGTTGTGCGATACGGCGCGCGGCTACCTGTACTACGTCAGCTTCGCCGGCGTCACCGGCGCCGACCACCTCGATGCCCGCGCCGCCGGCGACCGCCTGCGCCAGCTGCGCACGCGTTCGACGGTGCCGGTGGTGGCCGGATTCGGGATCAAGGACGCCGCCAGTGCCAGGGCCATGGCGGTGGACGCCGACGGCGTGGTGGTCGGCAGCGCGCTGGTCGCGGCGCTGGCCGAGGCGATCACCCCGGAGGCGGTGCGCGAACGCGCGCTGGCCTTCCTGGCGCCGTTGCGGCAGGCGCTGGACCAGGGGTGA
- the trpB gene encoding tryptophan synthase subunit beta, whose amino-acid sequence MSSVPISDFHAYPDANGHFGRYGGRFVAETLIGPLQELAAAYDQARQDPAFIAEYDKDLKHYVGRPSPIYHAERLSREVGGAQILLKREDLNHTGAHKINNTIGQALLASRMGKTRIIAETGAGQHGVASATVAARLGLECVVYMGATDIERQKINVYRMQLLGARVVPVTSGSATLKDALNEAMRDWVTNVQDTFYIIGTVAGPDPYPRMVRDFNAIVGREARAQMFEDYGRLPDAISACVGGGSNAIGLFHAFLNDPGVKIYGAEAAGEGVATGRHAASIAAGRPGVLHGNRTYVICDDDGQIIETHSVSAGLDYPGVGPEHAFLSDSGRVVYQGITDDEALAAFHLLAHTEGILAALESSHAVAQSIKLARELPKDALVLCNLSGRGDKDVHTIAAREGMVL is encoded by the coding sequence ATGTCCTCCGTCCCCATCAGCGACTTCCACGCCTATCCCGACGCCAACGGCCATTTCGGCCGCTACGGCGGCCGCTTCGTCGCCGAGACCCTGATCGGGCCGCTGCAGGAGCTGGCCGCGGCCTACGATCAGGCGCGCCAGGATCCGGCCTTCATCGCCGAGTACGACAAGGACCTCAAACACTACGTCGGCCGACCCAGCCCGATCTACCACGCCGAGCGGCTCAGTCGCGAGGTCGGCGGCGCGCAGATCCTGCTCAAGCGCGAGGACCTGAACCACACCGGCGCGCACAAGATCAACAACACCATCGGCCAGGCGTTACTGGCCAGCCGCATGGGCAAGACCCGCATCATCGCCGAGACCGGCGCCGGCCAGCACGGCGTGGCCAGCGCCACGGTGGCCGCGCGGCTGGGCCTGGAATGTGTGGTGTACATGGGCGCCACCGACATCGAACGGCAGAAGATCAATGTCTATCGGATGCAGCTGCTGGGCGCCAGGGTGGTGCCGGTGACCTCCGGCTCGGCCACGCTCAAGGACGCGCTGAACGAGGCAATGCGCGACTGGGTGACCAATGTGCAGGACACCTTCTACATCATCGGCACCGTCGCCGGCCCGGATCCGTATCCGCGCATGGTGCGCGACTTCAACGCCATCGTCGGCCGCGAGGCGCGCGCGCAGATGTTTGAGGACTACGGCCGCCTGCCGGACGCGATCAGCGCCTGCGTCGGCGGCGGCAGCAACGCCATCGGTCTGTTCCATGCCTTCCTCAACGATCCCGGGGTGAAGATCTACGGTGCCGAAGCCGCCGGCGAGGGCGTCGCCACCGGCCGCCATGCCGCCTCGATCGCCGCCGGCCGCCCTGGCGTGCTGCACGGCAACCGCACCTACGTGATCTGCGACGACGACGGCCAGATCATCGAGACCCATTCGGTGTCCGCCGGCCTGGACTACCCCGGCGTCGGCCCCGAGCACGCGTTCCTGTCCGACAGCGGCCGCGTGGTCTACCAGGGCATCACCGACGACGAGGCGCTGGCCGCGTTCCACCTGCTGGCGCATACCGAGGGCATCCTCGCCGCGCTGGAATCCAGCCATGCGGTGGCGCAGTCGATCAAGCTGGCGCGTGAGTTGCCCAAGGACGCGCTGGTGCTGTGCAACCTGTCCGGCCGCGGCGACAAGGACGTGCATACCATCGCTGCGCGCGAAGGGATGGTGCTGTGA
- a CDS encoding LysR family transcriptional regulator, with product MSSLRRLPSLNALRAFEAAARLRSVGGAAAELHVTHGAVSRQIRLLEEDLGLALLQREGRGIRPTAAGERLRDAAGGAFAQLQDAVAELRRPARASALVLGCPGSILARWMIPRLQALQRDLPTLTLHLSAHEGEFGADLDGLDAALLLGQAPWPDGWQVHVLAPERIGPVLSTALPQAQALAASPPSALLRQPLLHTASRPQAWPSWVQAHGLDPATLRYGTGFEHLYYLLEAALAGIGVAIAPQPLVADDLANGRLLAPWGFAETGGQWALCAPSGREDQRIVALAEWLRMQLR from the coding sequence ATGTCAAGTCTGCGTCGCCTGCCCTCGCTGAATGCCCTGCGCGCGTTCGAGGCCGCCGCGCGGCTGCGCAGCGTCGGCGGCGCGGCGGCCGAACTGCACGTCACCCACGGCGCGGTCAGCCGCCAGATCCGGCTGCTGGAAGAGGACCTGGGGCTGGCGCTGCTGCAGCGCGAGGGCCGCGGCATCCGTCCCACCGCGGCCGGCGAGCGGCTGCGCGACGCGGCCGGCGGCGCCTTCGCGCAGTTGCAGGACGCGGTGGCGGAACTGCGCCGCCCGGCACGCGCCAGCGCCCTGGTGCTGGGCTGCCCGGGCAGCATCCTGGCGCGCTGGATGATTCCGCGGCTGCAGGCGCTGCAGCGCGACCTGCCCACGCTGACCCTGCACCTGTCCGCGCACGAAGGCGAGTTCGGCGCCGACCTGGACGGCCTGGACGCCGCGCTACTGCTGGGCCAGGCGCCGTGGCCGGATGGCTGGCAGGTGCACGTGCTGGCGCCGGAACGGATCGGCCCGGTGCTCAGCACGGCGCTGCCGCAGGCGCAGGCGCTGGCCGCCAGCCCGCCCTCGGCGCTGCTGCGACAACCGCTGTTGCACACCGCCTCGCGCCCGCAGGCGTGGCCGTCCTGGGTGCAGGCGCATGGCCTGGATCCGGCGACGCTGCGCTACGGCACCGGCTTCGAACACCTGTACTACCTGCTCGAAGCCGCGCTGGCCGGCATCGGCGTGGCGATCGCGCCGCAGCCGCTGGTCGCCGACGACCTGGCCAACGGCCGCCTGCTGGCGCCGTGGGGCTTCGCCGAGACTGGCGGGCAGTGGGCGCTGTGCGCGCCAAGCGGCCGCGAAGATCAACGCATCGTCGCGCTGGCGGAGTGGTTGCGCATGCAATTGCGCTAA
- a CDS encoding phosphoribosylanthranilate isomerase: MNRTLYRTRIKFCGMTRAGDIRLAGELGVDSVGFVFAHGSPRRVAPAEARAMRQAASPMVDVVALFRDNPKDEVREVLRTVRPTLLQFHGDEDDGFCRGFNLPYLKAVPMGGGDINARTLQLQFPNAAGFLFDSHAPGGSGGSGKIFDWTRLPTGLHRPFLLAGGITSDNVFDAIVATLPWGVDVSSGIESQPGIKDGHKMRKFVEEVRRADCHELNSNC; the protein is encoded by the coding sequence ATGAATCGCACCCTGTATCGCACCCGCATCAAGTTCTGCGGCATGACCCGCGCCGGCGACATCCGCCTGGCGGGCGAACTTGGGGTGGATTCGGTGGGATTCGTGTTTGCCCACGGCAGCCCGCGGCGGGTGGCGCCGGCGGAGGCACGCGCGATGCGCCAGGCCGCCTCGCCGATGGTGGACGTGGTCGCGCTGTTCCGCGACAACCCCAAGGACGAAGTGCGCGAAGTGCTGCGCACGGTGCGCCCGACCCTGCTGCAGTTCCATGGCGACGAGGACGACGGCTTCTGCCGCGGCTTCAACCTGCCATACCTGAAGGCGGTGCCGATGGGCGGCGGCGACATCAATGCACGCACCTTGCAGTTGCAGTTCCCGAACGCGGCCGGCTTCCTGTTCGACAGCCACGCCCCAGGCGGCAGCGGCGGCTCCGGCAAGATCTTCGACTGGACCCGGCTGCCTACCGGCCTGCACCGGCCGTTCCTGCTCGCCGGCGGCATCACCTCCGACAACGTATTCGACGCGATCGTGGCGACGCTGCCCTGGGGCGTGGACGTGTCCAGCGGCATCGAGAGCCAGCCGGGCATCAAGGACGGACACAAGATGCGCAAGTTCGTCGAGGAAGTGCGCCGCGCCGACTGCCACGAGTTGAACAGCAACTGCTGA
- the truA gene encoding tRNA pseudouridine(38-40) synthase TruA translates to MRYALGVEYDGSAFQGWQQLGESGGPSVQATLQAALSSVADRPVSVICAGRTDAGVHGECQVVHFDCDAPRAPRGWMLGATARLPASVCVRWCVPAADDFHARFSARARRYRYRLLNRQVRPALYRQTLSWERRPLHAEAMHEAAQALLGEQDFGAFRSIQCQALHARRELQAIAVTRLGEVVEVQVQANAFLHHMVRNIVGSLIIVGAGDKPVSWIGELLAGRDRSVAGPTAPPQGLVFVGPLYPDIWKLPAEVTL, encoded by the coding sequence ATGCGCTACGCATTGGGCGTGGAATACGACGGCAGCGCATTCCAGGGCTGGCAGCAGCTCGGCGAATCCGGTGGGCCGAGCGTGCAGGCGACGCTGCAGGCGGCGCTGTCGTCGGTGGCCGACAGGCCGGTGAGCGTGATCTGCGCCGGGCGTACCGACGCCGGCGTGCATGGCGAATGCCAGGTGGTGCATTTCGACTGCGATGCGCCGCGCGCGCCGCGCGGCTGGATGCTCGGCGCCACCGCGCGCTTGCCGGCGTCGGTGTGCGTGCGCTGGTGCGTGCCGGCCGCGGACGATTTCCATGCACGCTTCTCGGCGCGCGCGCGGCGCTACCGCTATCGCCTGCTCAACCGCCAGGTACGCCCGGCGTTGTATCGGCAGACGCTGAGCTGGGAGCGGCGGCCGCTGCATGCCGAGGCGATGCACGAAGCGGCGCAGGCGCTGCTGGGCGAGCAGGATTTCGGCGCGTTCCGCAGCATCCAGTGCCAGGCGCTGCATGCGCGGCGCGAGCTGCAGGCGATCGCGGTGACCCGGCTCGGCGAGGTCGTCGAGGTCCAGGTCCAGGCCAATGCATTCCTTCATCACATGGTGCGCAATATCGTAGGCTCCTTAATCATCGTAGGAGCGGGCGACAAGCCGGTTTCCTGGATCGGCGAACTGCTTGCCGGGCGTGACCGCAGCGTCGCCGGCCCGACCGCGCCGCCGCAGGGATTGGTCTTCGTCGGTCCGCTCTACCCCGATATCTGGAAGCTACCGGCCGAGGTCACCCTATGA
- a CDS encoding FimV/HubP family polar landmark protein: MRLQPRSFHRLRHHAASASGPSRAWRAACALLLLACSQAALALGLGDIRVLSKPGQPFLAEIPVISNEPGELENARVALASPATFARVGLQRPDGLVGSLQFRFAQTNRGRAVIRVSSSMPVEVPSLSFLIEVDWGQGRLIREYSALLDAPNTAAAIDAPAIDAPAAAVPSNRIARREPLPPAAAASTPTPAAPTAPAAPVRSAPAPVAAPGDALAPVQRGQTLSQIAGQLARNGGHSLDQTMVALLRANPDAFIRGNVNLLKQGAVLRTPRQEELASIDAATATAIVREQAAQWRQARAPVPQPAQAQQAQASAAPAAKPAASTAAAATSGARLEIAPAVPAQRDNAGTKSGTGTGDEGDMVATQQLQQAREDLAARDAEVQDLRSRVEQLEKLKAQQQQLIALKDSDLAAAQKRLAQAGQTQAQAQPAPTAGSGGWPLWLWGGLALLLLGLGALLLARRRKPSPLPPLPRHDYDTAALAAAVPVVAHRDVDAPDLPPLDEHEREVAEDAAAEERAYQDHAFDRELAAQAQRHDDSGAVPAAEHLHFALRPDAEVAPTPPQPPPSVDTDAPWRQSPPLLVPTPVAPVLAERQEPTWHQADLPAAAEPAPEPAATHPPIGRERLELAVAYMDLGDNETARTLLVEVAAAGDPAARAEAQQLLASLS, translated from the coding sequence ATGCGCCTACAACCACGTAGTTTCCATCGTCTGCGTCACCATGCTGCGTCTGCATCCGGCCCGAGCCGGGCTTGGCGTGCGGCATGCGCGCTGCTGTTGCTGGCCTGCAGTCAGGCCGCGTTGGCGCTGGGGCTGGGCGACATCCGCGTGCTGTCCAAGCCGGGTCAGCCGTTCCTGGCCGAGATCCCCGTGATCTCCAACGAACCGGGCGAACTGGAGAACGCGCGCGTGGCGCTGGCCTCGCCGGCGACCTTCGCCCGGGTCGGGCTGCAGCGCCCGGATGGCCTGGTTGGCAGCCTGCAGTTCCGCTTCGCGCAGACCAACCGGGGCCGCGCGGTGATCCGCGTCAGCAGCAGCATGCCCGTCGAAGTGCCGTCGCTGAGCTTCCTGATCGAGGTCGATTGGGGCCAGGGCCGGTTGATCCGCGAGTATTCGGCGTTGCTCGATGCGCCCAACACCGCCGCGGCGATCGACGCGCCGGCGATCGATGCACCGGCCGCCGCGGTACCGTCCAACCGCATCGCGCGTCGCGAGCCGTTGCCGCCGGCGGCGGCCGCCAGCACGCCGACGCCTGCAGCGCCGACCGCACCCGCCGCGCCGGTGCGCAGCGCGCCAGCGCCGGTCGCGGCGCCTGGCGATGCGCTGGCGCCGGTGCAGCGCGGGCAGACCTTGTCGCAGATCGCCGGGCAGCTGGCGCGCAACGGCGGCCACTCGCTGGACCAGACCATGGTCGCGCTGTTGCGCGCCAATCCTGATGCGTTCATCCGCGGCAACGTCAACCTGCTCAAGCAGGGCGCGGTGCTGCGCACGCCGCGCCAGGAGGAACTGGCCAGCATCGATGCCGCTACGGCCACCGCCATCGTCCGCGAACAGGCCGCGCAATGGCGGCAGGCGCGAGCGCCGGTGCCGCAGCCGGCACAGGCGCAGCAGGCACAAGCGAGCGCCGCGCCGGCCGCCAAGCCGGCAGCATCGACCGCCGCGGCGGCCACGTCTGGCGCACGCCTGGAAATCGCACCGGCGGTGCCGGCGCAACGCGACAACGCGGGAACCAAGTCCGGCACCGGTACCGGCGACGAGGGAGACATGGTGGCGACTCAACAATTGCAGCAGGCGCGCGAAGATCTCGCAGCACGCGATGCCGAGGTCCAGGATCTGCGCTCGCGGGTCGAGCAGCTGGAAAAGCTCAAGGCCCAGCAGCAGCAACTGATTGCCTTGAAGGACAGCGACCTGGCCGCGGCGCAGAAGCGCCTGGCGCAGGCCGGGCAGACCCAGGCGCAGGCGCAACCCGCGCCGACGGCGGGCTCCGGCGGCTGGCCGTTGTGGCTGTGGGGCGGGCTGGCGTTGCTGCTGCTGGGCCTGGGCGCGCTGCTGCTGGCACGCCGCCGCAAGCCCTCGCCGTTGCCGCCGCTGCCGCGGCACGACTACGACACGGCCGCATTGGCCGCGGCGGTGCCGGTGGTCGCGCATCGCGACGTCGATGCGCCGGACCTGCCGCCGCTGGACGAGCACGAGCGCGAAGTGGCCGAAGACGCGGCCGCCGAAGAGCGGGCATACCAGGACCACGCATTCGATCGCGAACTGGCCGCGCAGGCGCAGCGTCACGACGACAGCGGCGCCGTCCCGGCCGCAGAGCATCTGCATTTCGCGCTGCGGCCCGACGCCGAGGTCGCGCCCACGCCGCCACAGCCGCCGCCGTCGGTCGACACCGACGCACCATGGCGGCAATCGCCGCCGCTGCTGGTGCCGACGCCGGTCGCGCCGGTGCTCGCCGAACGCCAGGAGCCGACCTGGCACCAAGCCGATCTGCCGGCCGCCGCCGAACCGGCTCCCGAACCGGCGGCGACCCATCCGCCGATCGGCCGCGAGCGCCTGGAGCTGGCCGTGGCCTACATGGACCTGGGCGACAACGAAACCGCGCGCACCCTGCTGGTCGAAGTGGCGGCCGCCGGCGATCCGGCGGCGCGTGCCGAAGCCCAGCAGTTGCTGGCCAGCTTGAGCTGA